One genomic segment of Desulfomicrobium sp. ZS1 includes these proteins:
- a CDS encoding isoamylase early set domain-containing protein, translated as MPITKKYHKSKQVCRVGFKFDGDEAQTANSVCLAGDFNDWDINATPMNRNKTGFECSMDLSSGQQYRFRYVIDGKVWCNDSHADDYEYSGIGESMNSVLLL; from the coding sequence ATGCCAATAACCAAGAAGTATCACAAATCCAAACAGGTCTGCCGCGTCGGATTCAAATTTGACGGTGATGAGGCCCAAACGGCAAACAGCGTATGTTTGGCAGGTGATTTTAATGATTGGGACATAAATGCTACGCCTATGAACAGAAATAAGACAGGGTTTGAATGCAGCATGGATTTGTCTTCAGGTCAACAATACCGTTTTCGGTATGTAATAGATGGTAAGGTATGGTGCAACGATTCACATGCTGACGATTACGAATATAGTGGTATTGGTGAAAGCATGAATTCTGTGCTTTTACTCTGA
- a CDS encoding Hsp20/alpha crystallin family protein: MFREFLPSLRKQSLVTKRPASIADMMEEFWREPFGSFPSFPLLKDQGYPTLDISEADSQIIVKAELPGLEPNDVEITVDDDMLSIKGEKKFEEEEKKDNYHRIERSYGSFHRTVLLPCAVKSDEVKAKFDKGVLTITMAKSEKEKGRKIMIES; this comes from the coding sequence ATGTTCAGGGAATTTCTTCCAAGTTTGCGCAAACAGTCTCTCGTGACAAAACGCCCGGCGAGCATCGCCGACATGATGGAGGAATTCTGGCGGGAACCGTTCGGATCTTTCCCATCGTTCCCGTTACTGAAGGATCAGGGATACCCGACCCTGGACATCAGCGAAGCCGACTCGCAGATAATCGTGAAGGCTGAATTGCCTGGCCTTGAGCCCAACGATGTGGAAATCACGGTCGACGATGACATGTTGTCCATCAAGGGCGAAAAAAAGTTCGAGGAAGAGGAGAAGAAGGACAACTACCATCGCATCGAGAGAAGCTACGGCAGTTTCCACCGCACCGTGCTCCTGCCTTGCGCGGTGAAGTCGGATGAGGTCAAGGCCAAGTTCGACAAGGGTGTGCTGACCATCACCATGGCGAAATCGGAAAAAGAGAAGGGGCGAAAGATCATGATCGAATCGTGA
- a CDS encoding ABC transporter ATP-binding protein translates to MTHYHNDESDIAIKVQGLAKKFGAVQAVASVDFEVNAGELFGFLGPNGAGKTTTINMLTGLARPDAGKIHIGGIDCTQRPRGAQHLIGVVPDESNLYPELSGFDNLCFCAALYGLDKSERQARARELLDTFDLANAAERKFGGYSKGMKRRLTIAAGIIHRPKILFLDEPTSGIDVASARHMRQLIGDLHKSGTTIFLTTHYIDEAERLCDRIAFIMSGRIVRVDSVANLIQPIRQKHVMQIAFENGQGELTGELSEAFPGLNFICHQPGLIQVEGKEPVRVGPLVRFLEDRGAEVSEARKIRPSLEDVFVQITGVGADMMRKEKEKTGGNQ, encoded by the coding sequence ATGACGCACTACCATAATGATGAAAGTGACATAGCTATTAAGGTTCAAGGACTCGCTAAAAAATTTGGTGCTGTGCAGGCGGTTGCCTCGGTCGACTTTGAGGTAAACGCTGGAGAGCTGTTCGGTTTTCTGGGGCCGAACGGAGCAGGCAAGACCACCACCATCAATATGCTCACGGGCCTCGCGCGTCCCGACGCCGGAAAAATCCACATCGGCGGCATCGACTGTACACAAAGGCCGCGAGGCGCCCAGCACCTGATCGGAGTGGTTCCAGACGAAAGCAATTTGTACCCGGAACTCTCTGGTTTCGATAATCTGTGCTTCTGTGCAGCCCTGTACGGCTTGGACAAGTCCGAGCGGCAAGCAAGGGCAAGGGAATTACTGGACACCTTCGATCTGGCTAATGCGGCGGAACGTAAATTCGGGGGATACTCTAAAGGGATGAAGCGACGGCTGACCATCGCTGCCGGAATCATCCATAGACCAAAAATCTTGTTTTTGGACGAGCCTACGTCGGGCATCGATGTCGCGAGTGCCAGACATATGCGACAGCTCATCGGCGATTTGCATAAAAGCGGAACAACCATCTTTCTGACTACCCATTATATTGATGAGGCGGAGCGATTGTGTGACCGTATCGCTTTTATCATGTCAGGTCGTATTGTCAGAGTTGATTCCGTCGCAAACCTCATACAGCCTATCCGGCAAAAACACGTGATGCAGATCGCATTCGAAAACGGTCAGGGCGAGCTGACCGGTGAGCTTTCAGAAGCATTTCCCGGCTTGAATTTCATTTGCCATCAGCCGGGGTTGATTCAGGTGGAAGGCAAGGAGCCCGTTCGTGTTGGCCCACTGGTTCGTTTTCTTGAAGATCGCGGCGCCGAGGTGTCGGAAGCCCGAAAAATCAGGCCAAGTCTAGAGGATGTCTTTGTTCAGATCACCGGAGTCGGTGCTGACATGATGCGCAAGGAGAAAGAAAAAACGGGAGGAAACCAATGA
- a CDS encoding ABC transporter permease has product MKCWIAFWNIVVKDFRTYYLKPPNISWGLIFPLAWTGMFFIKSGRGLESISAILPGVIALSILFGTTSLLAVTVTFEKKNRSFERLLLAPIPLELLMLAKTSGAILFGMFNAFVPVFMAAFLVNLTDVNWFVFVPAVFLISVASTFLGLFIAVAVNEVFEAQTFSNFFRFPMIFLCGLFFPISALPFFLKPLAYALPLTYGADMLHGAIHGGNVLSLSVDLTILAVFCVGLFMACLRNIQRRWIA; this is encoded by the coding sequence ATGAAGTGCTGGATTGCCTTTTGGAATATAGTGGTCAAAGATTTCCGCACATACTACCTGAAACCGCCGAATATCAGTTGGGGTCTCATTTTCCCCTTGGCGTGGACTGGCATGTTTTTTATCAAATCCGGCAGAGGGCTGGAAAGCATTTCCGCGATTCTTCCTGGAGTGATCGCCCTGTCCATTCTGTTCGGCACGACCTCTTTGCTCGCGGTGACAGTAACCTTTGAGAAGAAAAACCGCTCGTTTGAGCGCTTGTTGCTCGCCCCCATCCCTCTTGAACTGCTCATGCTGGCCAAGACGAGTGGGGCAATTCTTTTCGGTATGTTCAACGCTTTTGTGCCAGTCTTCATGGCTGCATTTCTCGTGAACTTGACCGATGTGAACTGGTTTGTGTTTGTTCCGGCGGTATTCTTGATTTCAGTGGCGTCGACTTTTCTGGGGCTATTCATCGCGGTGGCGGTTAACGAAGTATTCGAGGCGCAAACTTTTTCCAATTTTTTCCGTTTCCCTATGATTTTTTTGTGCGGATTGTTCTTCCCGATCAGTGCACTGCCGTTTTTCTTGAAGCCACTCGCCTACGCGCTACCGCTGACGTATGGAGCGGATATGCTCCATGGCGCTATTCACGGGGGCAATGTGTTGTCCCTTTCCGTCGATCTGACCATCCTTGCCGTGTTCTGTGTCGGTTTGTTCATGGCGTGCCTCCGCAATATTCAAAGACGTTGGATTGCCTAA
- a CDS encoding glycosyltransferase — protein MNIALLTNTFTPHVGGVARSVEAFAKAYRELGHRVLVVAPEFEDAPEHEIDVFRIPAIQHFNGSDFSVVLPVPSGLSDKMEEFKPDIIHSQHPFLLGMTAVRIARTFDLPLVFTHHTLYEQYTHYVPGDSSAMKRFVIELSTRYANLADQVFAPSASIRDVLIKRGVISPVLVVPTGVNVECFAYGKGREFLIKKHIPEDAFVVGHMGRLAPEKNLEFLARSVVAFMKQHGQAVFLLVGAGPSQGAIEQIFAQAGLSDRLCMCGVLVKDDLADALNAMSVFAFASKSETQGMVLTEAMAAGLPVVALDAPGVREVVVDASNGRMIRVETEAAFAAALQWVYARPRDEMDILIAAARATAEAFSMAASARKALAAYENLRPDPAIRQHEDELGWDQIRGRIKAEWDILKTLAQSGDEALSESFFTSDKEMKR, from the coding sequence ATGAACATAGCGTTACTTACCAATACCTTCACCCCGCACGTGGGGGGCGTGGCGCGTTCGGTGGAAGCGTTCGCGAAGGCGTACCGGGAGCTCGGTCATCGTGTACTGGTCGTGGCGCCGGAATTCGAGGATGCGCCGGAGCACGAAATCGATGTCTTCCGCATTCCCGCGATCCAACATTTCAACGGCAGCGACTTTTCGGTGGTGCTGCCGGTACCGAGCGGACTGTCCGACAAAATGGAAGAATTCAAGCCCGACATCATCCACTCTCAGCATCCCTTCCTGCTTGGCATGACTGCGGTACGCATTGCGCGAACGTTCGACCTGCCGCTGGTGTTCACCCATCACACGCTTTACGAGCAGTATACGCACTATGTACCGGGCGATTCGTCGGCGATGAAGCGTTTCGTCATCGAGCTGTCCACCCGCTATGCCAATCTCGCCGACCAGGTTTTTGCGCCCAGCGCGAGTATTCGCGACGTGCTGATCAAGCGTGGTGTCATCTCGCCAGTGCTGGTGGTGCCGACAGGCGTCAACGTGGAGTGCTTTGCATATGGTAAGGGCCGAGAATTTCTGATCAAAAAGCATATCCCCGAAGATGCGTTCGTGGTGGGGCATATGGGACGCCTAGCCCCTGAAAAGAACCTGGAATTTCTCGCACGATCGGTTGTGGCCTTCATGAAACAGCATGGCCAGGCGGTGTTCCTACTGGTCGGCGCCGGACCGTCGCAGGGGGCGATCGAGCAGATCTTTGCCCAGGCAGGTCTGAGCGACCGGCTCTGCATGTGCGGTGTGCTGGTCAAGGACGACCTCGCCGATGCGCTCAATGCGATGAGCGTGTTCGCGTTTGCGTCGAAAAGTGAAACCCAGGGCATGGTCCTGACCGAAGCCATGGCTGCCGGCCTGCCGGTGGTTGCGCTCGATGCGCCAGGCGTCAGGGAAGTGGTCGTGGACGCCAGCAACGGGCGGATGATTCGGGTGGAAACGGAGGCGGCTTTCGCCGCAGCGCTCCAGTGGGTGTATGCGCGTCCGCGCGACGAGATGGATATTTTGATCGCTGCCGCGCGCGCCACGGCCGAAGCATTTTCCATGGCCGCTTCCGCGCGCAAAGCGCTTGCGGCGTATGAAAATCTGCGTCCCGATCCCGCCATCCGGCAGCATGAGGATGAACTCGGCTGGGACCAGATCAGAGGGCGCATCAAGGCCGAGTGGGATATTCTGAAGACGCTTGCGCAGTCCGGCGACGAAGCCTTGAGCGAGAGCTTTTTCACCTCTGACAAGGAGATGAAGCGATGA
- the pgl gene encoding 6-phosphogluconolactonase produces MLAIIQEPNADLLLRRAAHHIGEQVRDVLARRGSANIAVPGGRSVAKIFQMLRQEKVDWSRVHFFVIDERLVPLDHPDSNYQLLKDHFIVPLAKEGAISSENAHPFIVDPAVPDRGARAYEAVLADHGFRFDIILLSSGEDGHVGALFPGHHSVRDAHHGFIVMDDSPKPPAERMSSSLSLMLTAEIGVLLFVGEAKREAFAKFNDPAIPATDCPAKLVIGMKDATVFTDLE; encoded by the coding sequence ATGCTCGCGATCATTCAAGAACCAAATGCGGACCTGCTCCTGCGGCGCGCCGCCCATCATATTGGCGAACAGGTCCGGGACGTTCTGGCCAGGCGCGGTAGCGCGAATATTGCGGTGCCGGGTGGGAGAAGCGTCGCCAAGATTTTTCAGATGTTGCGTCAAGAAAAGGTCGATTGGAGCCGGGTGCATTTTTTCGTCATCGACGAGAGGCTTGTTCCCCTTGATCATCCCGATAGCAACTACCAGTTGCTCAAGGACCATTTTATCGTCCCGCTGGCGAAAGAGGGTGCAATATCGTCGGAAAACGCCCATCCCTTCATTGTGGACCCGGCCGTCCCGGACCGGGGGGCGCGGGCGTACGAGGCCGTGCTCGCGGACCATGGTTTCCGGTTTGATATAATCCTGCTAAGTTCCGGCGAGGACGGTCATGTGGGGGCCCTGTTCCCCGGTCACCACTCCGTCAGGGACGCGCATCATGGCTTCATCGTCATGGATGACTCGCCCAAGCCTCCTGCGGAGCGGATGTCTTCTTCCCTGTCCCTGATGCTGACCGCCGAGATCGGGGTTCTTCTTTTCGTCGGCGAGGCAAAGCGGGAAGCCTTCGCGAAGTTCAACGACCCCGCAATCCCGGCCACCGACTGCCCGGCGAAACTGGTCATCGGGATGAAGGACGCCACCGTGTTCACTGATCTGGAGTGA
- a CDS encoding PEP-CTERM sorting domain-containing protein has protein sequence MLKFTFSKIAILILALFVISNNVFAETIVFNETDFLVSTVSTSSLNLSSDPALAPMLPADGTFTLFPDSDNLYLASNVGKYLRFDFTLPSIYSSFDFVFDASVNDEYALYINDTVVAMQASTDAANFDDPLPGFHLDATGTAVDTSGKLEYLLSSGMQSLFHSGLNELTLFGTDTLLYGGFNSINGGISYDTTEPPPNPVPEPSTIMLVGISLVGLAGVRRKFRN, from the coding sequence ATGCTCAAATTCACATTTTCAAAAATAGCAATTTTAATTTTAGCATTATTTGTAATTTCAAATAATGTTTTTGCAGAAACAATTGTATTCAATGAAACAGATTTTTTAGTAAGCACTGTTTCTACATCGTCTTTAAATCTTTCATCAGATCCTGCATTGGCTCCTATGCTTCCAGCTGACGGAACATTCACTTTGTTCCCTGATTCTGACAATCTTTATCTCGCATCTAATGTCGGTAAATATTTACGATTTGATTTTACTTTACCATCAATTTATAGCAGCTTTGATTTTGTATTCGATGCAAGCGTAAATGATGAATACGCACTTTACATTAATGATACGGTTGTTGCGATGCAAGCCAGTACTGACGCTGCAAATTTTGACGATCCACTGCCAGGATTCCACCTTGATGCTACTGGAACTGCAGTCGATACGTCAGGAAAATTGGAATATTTGCTTTCCAGTGGGATGCAGTCTCTGTTTCACTCCGGGCTGAATGAACTGACACTTTTCGGAACTGATACCCTGCTCTACGGCGGTTTCAATTCCATAAACGGTGGGATCAGCTACGATACCACTGAGCCGCCCCCCAACCCTGTTCCCGAACCCTCCACTATTATGCTGGTTGGCATTAGCCTGGTCGGCTTAGCAGGAGTCCGAAGAAAGTTTAGAAATTAG
- a CDS encoding dihydrodipicolinate reductase C-terminal domain-containing protein, giving the protein MEKFAILIVGHGKLAAELVNGLGSATISRVAKWDERDALGDERCMVVHAGSGRELDDVIAFCSATGSILLDLSTGGSQFPATPTFPVIICPNVNMQMLSFMAMVKQAAGYFEGQDIRITESHQASKSTKPGTAIHLAQSLGVPETEIRSERDPKVQSKVLGIPPQFLDRHAYHEIVISAPEVEIRLETRVLGKSAYASGLAKVIDMICAAKLPPGFHDVVDLVIGSIQKKH; this is encoded by the coding sequence ATGGAAAAATTCGCAATCCTCATCGTCGGTCATGGCAAGCTGGCGGCGGAATTGGTGAACGGCCTCGGCAGTGCGACGATTTCACGCGTGGCCAAGTGGGATGAACGGGACGCTTTGGGGGATGAGCGGTGCATGGTGGTGCATGCCGGTTCCGGACGAGAACTCGACGATGTCATCGCATTCTGCTCCGCCACCGGCTCCATTCTGCTTGATCTGTCCACGGGAGGCTCACAGTTCCCGGCCACGCCCACGTTTCCTGTCATCATCTGCCCAAATGTGAACATGCAGATGCTTTCCTTCATGGCGATGGTCAAACAGGCTGCGGGATATTTCGAGGGCCAGGACATCCGCATCACCGAATCCCATCAGGCATCCAAAAGCACCAAACCTGGCACCGCCATCCACCTGGCGCAGTCGCTGGGCGTCCCCGAGACTGAGATCCGCTCGGAACGGGACCCGAAGGTGCAAAGCAAAGTCCTGGGAATCCCGCCCCAATTCCTGGATCGTCACGCGTATCATGAAATCGTGATCAGCGCTCCGGAAGTGGAAATACGGCTGGAAACACGGGTTTTAGGCAAATCAGCCTATGCTTCAGGTCTGGCAAAGGTCATAGACATGATCTGCGCAGCAAAACTTCCGCCTGGTTTCCATGACGTTGTTGATCTCGTGATCGGCAGCATCCAGAAGAAGCACTGA
- a CDS encoding TIGR00730 family Rossman fold protein: MKSICVFLGSSPGTHPAYMETTAALGRELAKRGITCVYGGSRTGLMNQLAESVLEEGGEIIGVTVQALKDKEEFHNGLTRLHVAATMHERKTMMIALSDAFAVLPGGIGTCDEFFEVYTLRQLGFHSKPCGLLDVNGFFEPLKMMLDKAGQEGFMKQPYGEAISVSSDPAKLIDLLIAKASR, from the coding sequence ATGAAATCCATTTGCGTCTTTCTGGGCTCAAGCCCCGGAACCCATCCCGCCTACATGGAAACCACAGCCGCGCTTGGCCGCGAACTGGCCAAACGCGGTATCACCTGCGTCTATGGAGGCTCCCGCACCGGGCTCATGAACCAGTTGGCCGAGAGCGTGCTTGAGGAGGGAGGCGAGATCATCGGCGTCACCGTGCAGGCCCTCAAGGACAAGGAGGAATTCCACAACGGGCTGACCCGGCTACATGTCGCGGCGACCATGCACGAGCGCAAGACCATGATGATCGCCCTGTCCGACGCTTTTGCCGTGCTACCGGGCGGCATCGGCACCTGCGACGAATTCTTCGAAGTCTATACCCTGCGGCAACTGGGCTTTCATTCCAAACCCTGCGGCCTTCTGGATGTGAACGGTTTTTTCGAGCCTCTGAAGATGATGCTGGACAAGGCCGGACAGGAAGGATTCATGAAGCAGCCCTACGGCGAGGCCATATCCGTATCATCAGATCCGGCGAAGCTGATCGACCTGCTCATCGCCAAAGCGAGCCGCTGA
- a CDS encoding DJ-1/PfpI family protein, translating to MSKKILMLVGDYVEDYEVMVPFQALTMLGYAVEAVCPDKKAGEFVRTSIHDFEGDQTYSEKRGHNFTLNKDFTAVNTADYVGLVVPGGRAPEYIRLNARVLEIVREFDAAGKPIAAICHGPLVLVTAGVLKGKSCAAYPACGPDVACAGGKYADIALDKAHVDGNLVTAPAWPAHPDWVAKFAALLGAKISI from the coding sequence ATGTCCAAGAAAATACTGATGCTGGTCGGTGATTATGTAGAGGATTACGAGGTCATGGTCCCGTTTCAGGCTCTGACCATGCTCGGCTACGCGGTGGAAGCGGTCTGCCCCGACAAGAAGGCCGGGGAATTCGTGCGCACCTCCATCCATGATTTCGAGGGCGACCAGACCTACAGCGAAAAACGCGGTCACAATTTCACCCTGAACAAGGACTTCACCGCAGTGAACACCGCCGACTATGTCGGACTGGTCGTGCCCGGCGGACGCGCCCCGGAATACATCCGTCTCAACGCGAGGGTCCTTGAGATCGTGCGCGAGTTCGACGCGGCGGGCAAACCCATCGCGGCCATCTGCCACGGCCCTCTTGTCCTGGTCACGGCCGGAGTGCTGAAAGGCAAGAGCTGCGCGGCCTATCCCGCCTGCGGACCGGACGTGGCCTGCGCCGGCGGCAAATACGCGGATATTGCCCTCGATAAGGCCCACGTGGACGGCAATCTCGTCACCGCCCCGGCCTGGCCCGCGCATCCCGACTGGGTCGCAAAATTCGCCGCCCTGCTCGGCGCCAAGATATCCATCTGA
- a CDS encoding sensor domain-containing diguanylate cyclase: MHSLRDEHKSRGHTVLVVLVASGLTLATLALAVVMACSSYRSTLDAARQNARFISSLVATQMGMVLIDIENSLTETARLLAMMQSLPPREQNNQLREALGSIQRKKSYIQTMFITDAHGQVISWTNPGIAPDISDQDYIMAHQEKDLEVFIGGPMHSKTRPGTWIFGVSLGMRDRQGQLTHIVGAVVALLPLLEIFDSVDMPQGTHLMVTDLEGRIYLHAPNQEQHVGRTVPEIKNSALRDMQSTTFTSVTAADHVELVAGDTRISRYPLLAFASFPREMVLEPWKNHAMVYGGASVVLVLVVAGLSTLLVRGQIRLNRQSRELALAASTDMLTGALNRRAFMEFASREFARVCRYGGYLSCIMIDLDHFKNINDTYGHPAGDLILSSSARYIASRLREPDMFCRYGGEEFVILLPGTDRNGAATVAEELRAGLAGLDLKRGDEKLPLTASFGVAEIHAQCATLDTLISLADQALYEAKENGRNRVCLAPRQQQG, translated from the coding sequence ATGCACAGTCTACGCGACGAGCATAAATCCAGGGGCCACACCGTGCTGGTGGTGCTCGTGGCCAGCGGGCTGACACTTGCGACGTTGGCCCTGGCCGTGGTCATGGCCTGTTCCTCCTACCGCTCCACCCTGGATGCGGCACGCCAGAACGCCCGTTTCATTTCGAGCCTCGTCGCCACCCAGATGGGCATGGTGCTCATCGACATCGAAAACAGCCTGACCGAGACGGCAAGGCTGCTGGCAATGATGCAGAGCCTGCCGCCACGGGAACAAAACAATCAACTGCGCGAAGCCCTTGGTTCCATCCAGCGCAAAAAATCGTACATCCAGACCATGTTCATCACCGATGCCCACGGCCAGGTCATAAGCTGGACAAATCCGGGCATCGCGCCCGATATTTCCGACCAAGATTATATCATGGCGCACCAAGAAAAAGACCTGGAAGTATTCATTGGCGGGCCAATGCACAGCAAGACAAGGCCGGGAACATGGATCTTCGGCGTCAGTTTGGGGATGCGCGACAGACAGGGCCAGCTCACGCATATCGTCGGCGCTGTCGTCGCCCTGCTCCCGCTGCTGGAAATATTCGACAGCGTGGACATGCCCCAGGGCACCCACCTTATGGTGACCGACCTGGAGGGCCGGATCTATCTCCACGCGCCCAATCAGGAACAACATGTCGGCCGGACCGTGCCCGAAATCAAGAACAGTGCCTTGCGCGATATGCAGAGCACTACATTCACCAGCGTAACGGCCGCTGATCACGTAGAACTGGTCGCCGGGGACACGCGGATCAGCCGGTATCCACTGCTGGCCTTCGCGAGCTTTCCCCGTGAGATGGTTCTGGAGCCTTGGAAAAATCACGCCATGGTCTATGGCGGCGCATCTGTTGTCTTGGTTCTGGTCGTGGCGGGCTTGAGCACCCTGCTGGTACGCGGCCAGATCCGGCTCAACCGTCAAAGCCGCGAACTGGCCCTGGCCGCGTCCACGGACATGCTCACCGGCGCGCTCAACAGGCGCGCCTTCATGGAATTCGCCAGCCGCGAGTTCGCCCGCGTGTGCCGCTACGGCGGATATCTCTCCTGCATCATGATCGACCTGGACCATTTCAAGAACATAAACGACACGTACGGACATCCGGCCGGGGATCTGATCCTGTCATCCTCGGCGCGTTATATCGCCTCGCGCCTGCGGGAGCCGGATATGTTTTGCCGCTACGGCGGAGAGGAATTCGTGATTCTGTTGCCGGGAACGGACCGAAACGGAGCCGCCACAGTGGCCGAGGAGCTTCGAGCCGGACTGGCCGGACTCGATCTGAAGCGCGGTGATGAAAAGCTCCCCCTGACCGCGAGCTTCGGCGTTGCCGAAATCCATGCGCAATGCGCAACCCTCGACACCCTCATATCCCTAGCCGATCAGGCTCTGTACGAAGCCAAGGAAAACGGCCGCAACAGGGTCTGTCTTGCTCCGCGCCAACAACAGGGATGA
- a CDS encoding methyl-accepting chemotaxis protein, whose translation MKSIPIRIKLIGGFLALLILVCSGLGFIAYDRAKSASLSQVQENIQLMAQDGARLVRSRLDFYLMGLEGIANRDVIRSMNWDRQQLTLERETERMKYLGMGVIDADGQARYPDGSTADLSDRAYFKEALAGKSVLSNVIISRVTNSPVIILATPIRGFAGDVKAVLLARLDATMLSEITDNIKYGETGYSYIIDNKGVLIAHGNRQFVLDQRNFVEEGKKDPQYASLGGMFQRMMKGEIGFDQYPFMGSDRFFGFAPIENTGWSIAVGAIQDDVLAEVYRMRWMIGLASLAFFAVGIAIALLISRAILLPVKNCVELLRDISEGEGDLTKRLPVESTDEIGQLAQYFNTFVEKLQRIIAEISGNAQTVASSATELSAVSKQTTQSVHSLSSKTSTVATAAEEMSANITSVAAGMEETTTNLSSVAAATEEMTSTIGEISGNTERARGTTDSAARQVDNFAGILRDLGASAQEIGKVTDTISAISSQTNLLALNATIEAARAGEAGRGFAVVANEIKELATKTAEATNDIRTKINGIQNATGSAVTDIGQIVKVIGDVNEIVTTIAAAIEEQSTVTREVATNINQATTGVQDASVRASEMSGVSRDIAQDITAVDSITGDIRSGGEQVQVSAEELSKLAEQLKGLVGQFKI comes from the coding sequence ATGAAGAGCATCCCTATTCGCATCAAATTGATCGGCGGTTTTCTGGCCCTGCTCATTCTGGTCTGCTCAGGTCTTGGTTTTATCGCTTATGACCGGGCCAAAAGCGCGTCTTTAAGCCAGGTGCAGGAGAACATCCAGCTCATGGCCCAGGACGGGGCCCGGCTGGTCAGGAGCCGACTTGATTTTTACCTCATGGGCCTGGAGGGGATCGCCAATCGGGACGTGATCCGTTCCATGAACTGGGACCGTCAGCAGCTCACCCTCGAACGCGAAACCGAACGGATGAAATATCTGGGCATGGGCGTCATCGATGCGGACGGTCAAGCCAGGTATCCCGACGGCTCCACTGCGGACCTGAGCGACCGGGCGTATTTCAAGGAGGCCTTGGCCGGTAAGTCCGTGCTCTCCAACGTCATCATCAGCCGGGTCACGAACTCGCCGGTCATCATTCTGGCCACGCCCATCAGGGGGTTCGCCGGGGATGTCAAAGCCGTGCTGCTGGCCCGCCTCGACGCAACCATGCTCAGCGAGATCACGGACAACATCAAATACGGGGAAACCGGATACTCCTACATAATCGACAACAAAGGCGTGCTCATCGCCCACGGCAACCGGCAGTTCGTGCTTGATCAGCGCAATTTCGTCGAAGAGGGCAAGAAGGATCCTCAATATGCATCTTTGGGGGGCATGTTTCAGCGCATGATGAAGGGCGAGATCGGCTTTGACCAGTACCCCTTCATGGGCTCCGACCGTTTCTTCGGGTTTGCGCCCATCGAGAACACCGGCTGGTCCATTGCCGTGGGTGCCATACAGGATGATGTGCTGGCCGAGGTGTACAGGATGCGATGGATGATCGGCTTGGCCTCCCTGGCCTTTTTCGCCGTGGGTATCGCCATCGCGCTTTTGATCAGCCGGGCCATTCTGCTGCCGGTGAAAAACTGCGTGGAACTGCTCAGGGATATCTCCGAGGGAGAAGGCGACCTGACCAAGCGGCTTCCGGTGGAAAGCACGGATGAAATTGGTCAGTTGGCGCAGTACTTCAATACATTTGTTGAAAAACTGCAGCGCATCATCGCTGAAATTAGCGGCAACGCCCAGACCGTTGCCTCCTCCGCCACGGAGCTTTCGGCCGTGAGCAAGCAGACGACGCAGAGCGTGCACTCCCTTTCCTCCAAGACATCCACCGTGGCCACGGCCGCAGAGGAGATGAGCGCCAATATCACCTCCGTCGCCGCAGGCATGGAAGAGACCACCACCAATCTGTCCTCGGTGGCCGCAGCCACGGAAGAAATGACTTCGACCATCGGCGAGATCTCCGGTAACACCGAGCGCGCCCGGGGCACCACCGACAGCGCCGCACGCCAGGTGGATAATTTCGCAGGCATTTTGCGCGATCTTGGCGCTTCGGCCCAGGAAATCGGCAAGGTCACCGACACCATTTCCGCCATCTCTTCGCAGACGAACCTCTTGGCTTTGAATGCCACCATCGAGGCGGCCAGGGCTGGCGAGGCCGGCCGGGGCTTTGCCGTCGTAGCCAATGAAATCAAGGAACTGGCAACGAAGACCGCCGAAGCCACCAACGACATCCGGACCAAGATCAACGGCATCCAGAATGCCACGGGCAGCGCCGTGACCGACATCGGTCAGATCGTGAAGGTCATCGGCGATGTGAACGAAATCGTGACTACCATCGCCGCCGCCATCGAGGAGCAGTCCACCGTGACCCGCGAAGTGGCTACCAACATCAACCAGGCCACCACCGGCGTGCAGGATGCCTCGGTGCGCGCTTCGGAGATGTCCGGAGTGTCCAGGGATATCGCCCAGGACATTACGGCCGTGGACTCCATCACCGGCGACATCCGCTCCGGCGGCGAGCAGGTCCAGGTCAGTGCGGAGGAACTCTCCAAGTTGGCCGAACAGCTCAAGGGGCTGGTCGGCCAGTTCAAGATCTAG